The following DNA comes from Terriglobales bacterium.
AGCATCAGTACCTTCATGCCCTGGCCCACGGCGCGCAAGGCCGTCCCCATGGCGGCGGTGGTCTTGCCCTTGCCGGGACCGGTGTTCACGATGATCAAGCCGCGACGAACGTCAGCCATGAATGCTGGTCTCTCGTTTCCCGTTTCTCGTTTTTCGAGAGATTCTGCTAGCCACTAGCCACTAATCGCTTCTGTGATACGGATGCCCATGCAGGATTGTAAATCCCCGGTACAGTTGCTCGAGCAGGACCACGCGAGCCAGTTCGTGGGCCAGGGTGATCTTGCCGAACGAGACCACCAGGTCGGCGGCATGGCGCGTGTTGTGGCTGAAGCCGTCGGCCGGGCCGACGGCGAAGATCAGGTTCTGCGCGCCGCGCTGCTGCTGGTCACGCAGCAGGTCGGCGAAATCCTGGGAAGTGAACTGCCGCCCTTTTTCGTCGAGCACCACAAAGGTGGGCCGCGTGCGCGCCGCAGACTTCTCCACCAGCTTGCGCAGCGCCTCTTCGTCGGCCAGCTCGTGCGGCTCGGTGGGCGTGTATCGGCCCAGCCGCTTGAGGTACTCCTCGGTCAGCGCGCGGATGGCCGCTTCCTTGGTCTTCCCGATCCAGACGATGTGCAGGTTCACGGGCAACCAAGGTAACAGGCGCCCCCTTGCAATCGCCAGTACGCTAAGGCTGGACAGCGGGGAGGATGTAGTCGGTCAGCAGTTTTTCCGTCTGCTCGTGCATGCCCCGGGTGTTGTAGTTGGTGCTGGTGAGGACCACGGCCATCTGCAGGTCCGGGATGACCACCACCTTGTTGCCGCCGTTGCCGGTCATGAAGTAAGCCGGAAACGATTTCTCCCCCGACTTGAATGACTTCAGCCACCACAGGTAGCCGTATTCGGTCTGCTCGTCGATGCGCGCATGCGGCTGTATGGACGCCCTCACCCACGCTTCCGGCACGACGCGCTCGCCGTTCCACTGGCCGCCGTTCAAATAGAGCTGACCCAGCTTCAGCAGGTCACGGCTGCGCAGAGCAAGACCTCCTCCGGTCATCGCCAATCCAAGAGGAGAGAAGGACCAATTTGCCTGCTGGATGCCGAGCGGGGTGAAGAGGTAACGGGATGCGAACTCGTCCACTGGTTGCTTGGCGGCCCGGGCCACCACCTGGCCCAGCGTGAACACGCCCGCCGTGCAATAGCTGAAGCTGCGGCCGTAGGGCTGCTCCTTGGGCGTGTCGCCGGGTGAGAACCCGCGTACCGGCAGGTCGAGGGTGAACCGCACCCAGTCCTCGATGGGGTACATGCGCTCCTCGTTCCCGCGGGAGTATTCGTTCCAGTCGTTGCATTCCAGGATGGAGCTCATGGTCATCAGGTCTTCGACGGTGATCTTTTCCTTGCGCGGGTCGGGATTCTGAAAGGGACCCTGGTCCTTGAAGAACGGCATCACCGGCGCCTCCACGGTGAGCAGGCCCTTTCCCACCGCAATCCCGACCAGCATGGAGGTGATGGTCTTCGTAGCCGAGCGCGTGTTGCGCAGGCCCTCCATACCGGCGTCGTCGAAATACTTTTCGTAAACCAGCTTCCCGTTGCGCGCCACCGCCACGCTGGTGATCTTCTTGAACTCGCCCGCCCGGATGGCGCGCTCCATGGCCTCGAGCGGTGCCTTGGAAAGTCCTGCCGATTCGGCGGTCGCCGTCGTCCAGCCGTCCTGCATAGCCGCAGGAGCGGAAAGCGATTCGGGACTCTGGGCGCCGGCCCACGGGAAAACACACACCAGCATCACGAAACAGCAGGTTGTCTTGGTCAGCATGGAACCCCCTTTGCCTTAGACGGGCGAAATGCATCTCCGGCTTGTGGCAATCGTGCCTCCTCGCAGGACGGAGGCGCCCACTGCCGGGTAGAATCAGCCTCTCAACGTCCGCGCATGGAGACCCTGATCAAGGTCGGGCTGGTGGTCATGGTGGCGGTGCCACTGGCTATCTCCGGCGCCTGGCTGTGGAACCTGCTGGCGCAGCGGCGCCGCACGGCGAGCATCCGGCAACGTTCCCCGTTATCGCCGGAAGCCTTCTTCGCTTCCTTTTACCAGAGCTCCGGACTGCCCAAAGAAGTCGTCTTCAAGCTGCTGGAGGACCTGGAGCGGGCCACCGGCGTGCCGCGCACGCTGCTACGGCCGGACGACCGCCTGTGGGAGGGCAGCGTGGTGGACGAGTCACTCTTCGATTCGCTGCACACGGTGGTGCTCGAAACTGCGCTGCAGCAGATCTCCCAGCAATCCGGGCGTCGCATCGAACTCGCCCAGCTTGAGACCGTGGACGCGTACATCCGCACGCTGGGGCCGTGGGAAGAAAAGCAACATCTCACCACGGAGACACAGAGGCACGGGGAATAACGATCAGTCCAGCCCGTACTTCTTCCTTTTTTCCAGCAGCGTCTTTCTG
Coding sequences within:
- a CDS encoding 23S rRNA (pseudouridine(1915)-N(3))-methyltransferase RlmH; its protein translation is MNLHIVWIGKTKEAAIRALTEEYLKRLGRYTPTEPHELADEEALRKLVEKSAARTRPTFVVLDEKGRQFTSQDFADLLRDQQQRGAQNLIFAVGPADGFSHNTRHAADLVVSFGKITLAHELARVVLLEQLYRGFTILHGHPYHRSD
- a CDS encoding serine hydrolase, with translation MLTKTTCCFVMLVCVFPWAGAQSPESLSAPAAMQDGWTTATAESAGLSKAPLEAMERAIRAGEFKKITSVAVARNGKLVYEKYFDDAGMEGLRNTRSATKTITSMLVGIAVGKGLLTVEAPVMPFFKDQGPFQNPDPRKEKITVEDLMTMSSILECNDWNEYSRGNEERMYPIEDWVRFTLDLPVRGFSPGDTPKEQPYGRSFSYCTAGVFTLGQVVARAAKQPVDEFASRYLFTPLGIQQANWSFSPLGLAMTGGGLALRSRDLLKLGQLYLNGGQWNGERVVPEAWVRASIQPHARIDEQTEYGYLWWLKSFKSGEKSFPAYFMTGNGGNKVVVIPDLQMAVVLTSTNYNTRGMHEQTEKLLTDYILPAVQP